The genomic stretch AAAACGGTATCCCCATAGATTATATTGCAGGCACATCCATGGGAGCCATTGTCGGTTCACTTTATGCTATGGGCTATTCTCCCGATGAAATGGAGGCTTTACTCAAATCCGATGACTTCAAACGCTGGTATTCAGGTAATGTGGAAGAGAAATACATCTATTATTTCAAGAAAAATCCTCCAACACCCGAATTTATCAACATCCGTATCTCCCTGAAAGACTCGCTGAAGAATGTCAAACCTCAGTTTTTGCCTACCAGCATTGTAGATCCCATTCAGATGAATATTGTATTTCTGCAATTATTCGGTCAGGCAACAGCTGCAAGCAAGGCCAATTTTGACAGCCTGTATATTCCCTTCCGCTGTATAGCTTCGGATGTGTACAACAAAAGACCACTGATATTGAAAAAAGGAGATCTGGGAGATGCCGTACGTGCCTCCATGAGTTTTCCTGCCATGTTCAAGCCTATCGAAATAGACTCGATACTGGCATACGACGGTGGCATTTACAATAATTTTCCAGTGAATGTAATGCGTGACACCTTCCATCCGGATATCATTATAGGAAGTGCCGTATCCGCCAATCCGGGCAAACCCAAGGAAGGTGACATTATGGGGCAACTGGAAAATATGATTATGCAAAAGACAGATTACTCTTTACCCGATTCCCTCGGCATCCTCATGACTTTTAAATATGATGATGTCAATTTAATGGACTTCCAGCGCTTTGACGAGTTGCATGACATTGGTTATAAACGTGCCATAGAAATGATGGACTCCATAAAAAGCCGAATTCATCGAAGAATCACCCCCGAACAAGTGAAAGTTAAACGACTGGCCTATAAGAGCAATTTACCGGATTTCCGTTTCAAAAGAGTAAATATAACTGGTGCCAACGAACGACAAAAGCAATATATACAAAAAGAGTTCCATGAAAACGACCTCGATGTTTTCACTATGGAGGATATCAAACGAGCATATTTCCGTTTGTTGTCCGATAATATTATATCCGAAATCATTCCTCATGCCGTTTATAATGAGAAAGACCAAACCTACGACTTGAACCTCCAAGTCAAAATGGAGGCCAATCTCTCCGTTCGTGTCGGTGGAAACGTGTCTTCCAGTGGCTCCAATCAAGTCTATTTTGGTGCTTCCTATCAAAACTTGAACTATTATTCAAAAGAATTTAATTTTGACGGACAGTTAGGTCGGGTCTACAATAATGTGCAACTTGCAGCACGAATTGATTTTCCAACCAAGCTGCCTACATCTTATAAATTCATAGCCTCGATCTCCACCTTCGATTATTTCAAAGAAGCCAAATTCTTTTCCAATAAAGACAATCCGGCTTTCAACAAGAAAAGAGAAGAGTTTGTAAAATTGAAGGTGTCATTACCGTTTCTAAGCCGTAAGAAAGCTGAATTCGGTGTAGGTATAGCCCGTATGGAAGACAGGTACTTCCAAACCAATATCATCGACTTCAGCGAGACAAAACATGATAAAAGCACTTATTCTATCTTCGGAGGCTCTATCGTATTGGAAGGAAGCACCTTGAATGCCCGCCAGTTTGCCACACAAGGAAGTCGTGAAAAAATGGCTGCACAAATTTTCACCGGCACAGAACATTTCAGATCAGGTGCATCCAAAGTGACTAAAGACACACCGGAGCCTTATAAAAAGGTACAATCCTGGCTTCAAGTTTCATATCAGAACGAAACATACCATAAGGTAAGTCCTAAGTTTACCTTGGGAGCGTATCTAGAGGCGTATTACTCATCCCGAAATTTCTCCAATAATTATACGGCTACATTAATGCAGGCAGGAGAATTCACTCCGACAGCCCATAGCAAAGTAACCTATAATGAGGCTTTCCGTGCTAATCAATATGCCGGAGTCGGCGCCATGCCCATCTACCAGTTAAGCGAGTCTTTTCAATTACGCGGAGAATTTTATGGATTTGTACCCATCTTTCCTATTAAGAAAGATGAATATGGACAAGCATATTACGGGAAAGCTTTCACAAAATTCGAATATCTTGGAGAAATCTCATTAGTTTTTCAATTATCGTTCGGTTCTATCAGTGCTTATGTAAACCACTATAGTTCACCGTCTAACGATTGGAATGTAGGTTTAACACTGGGCTGGCAGTTGTTTAACTCCCGTTTCATCGAATAATTTTTAGAAAAAAGTTTTAGTAAAACGCTTGCATTTTCAAAAAAAGTCCGTATCTTTGCACCCGTTAAAACAAAAGAACAATAAATAATGGCCGCGTAGCTCAACTGAATAGAGTAGCTGACTACGGATCAGCCGGTTACAGGTTTGAATCCTGTCGCGGTCACTACCAAAAGAAGTTCGATTAGTTTTGCAATGGCCGCGTAGCTCAACTGAATAGAGTAGCTGACTACGGATCAGCCGGTTACAGGTTTGAATCCTGTCGCGGTCACTACTAAAAATATTAAACAATGGTCGCGTAGCTCAACTGAATAGAGTAGCTGACTACGGATCAGCCGGTTACAGGTTTGAATCCTGTCGCGATCACAAAGAAGGCCATCTTTTCTGATGGTCTTTTCTTGTATTTTCTCTCTTTTTTTAAATTTAAATAGCTCAGTTGTAATTCTTGGGGGAAAATCCCCTGTTAAGCACCTCCGCGCTTCTACAGGTCTACCATTTTTCCGTTCTTATATCTTTGCAGCATATAAAAAAGAAGCATTATGGTTTAGAAGAACTTGGGAACGCTTCTTGGAAGCATTGAAATTATCCCCAATCACGCCTACACCTTCTCCAACGAAACAATGACGACCAACACAACTTCTCACACACCTGAAAAGAACAGTTCATCTTTAAACAAGCGCTTGTTCTTTTTTAAAAAACAAGGCGTTTCAAAGGTTACTAACATACAGACCGACAGGTTAGTAACGTGTCGGGTAACACGTTACTAATGTATCAGGTGAAAGATTAGTAATGTTACGCGTGAAAGATATAGAATCTTACAGGTATAATATATCAAAGAACGAACAGACAGGCATAAAAAAAGACTGGTGTTTTTAATGACGAAACACCAGTCTTATCTAATTAAAAAAATTCCTTTATCAGCATTTAATTTTCAATTCATCCAAAATAGCACGCATCTTTTCAAATGTTGTGATACGAGTCGGTACAAGCGGCAAACGTAATTTATTTTCAATCAGCCCCATTACATTCAACATAGCCTTCACCCCGGCAGGATTACCATCTACGAACAACAGGCTGAATAATTCCGTAAACCTATGATGAATAGTCAATGCATTTGCAAAATCACCCTGTAATGCCAAACGAGTCATACGACTGAATTCACGCGGAAATGCATTACCGATAACCGAGATAACCCCTACAGCACCCAAAGTAATCAAAGGAAATGTAATACCATCATCACCCGAAATCACATCAAAATTAGCCGGTTTATTCTTGATGATATCATCCATCTGAGTAATATTACCCGATGCCTCCTTGATAGCGATAATATTCTTGAAATCGCGTGCCAGACGCAAGGTGGTCTCAGCAGTCATGTTCACACCGGTACGTCCCGGTACATTATAAAGAACCACAGGAAGATCCGTCGCTTCAGCAATCGCTTTATAGTGTTGGTAAATACCTTCCTGGGAAGGTTTGTTATAATAAGGTACAGCAACAAGTACGGCATCAACTCCTGTCATATCATCATTTTTCAGCGTTTCCACAACAGCACGGGTACAGTTGCTGCTAACTCCCAGCAGAATAGGGATACGTCCATTCACTCTTTCGATTATCAAACGTTTTATCTTGTCTTTTTCTTCTTTAGTCAAAGTCGGGGTTTCAGCCGTGGTTCCCAACACGCACAAAAAATCTGTTCCATTTTGAAGCTGGTAATCAACCAGACGAAGTAACGCATCATAATCAACGCTGTCATCTTCCTTGAAAGGAGTAATCAACGCTACTCCCATGCCTTTTAATCTTGTCTGTATCATAAATGAATTATAAATTCTTATTTAATAGCCTACAAAAGTACGAATATTTTCTCTTTTAGCGATAAAAATCACACTATTTTTAGTTTATACTCGCTAAAAAGTCACTCTATCATTTGCAGAAACTCCTCTTCGCTCACAATGGTCACACCCAGTTTCTGCGCTTTCTCCAGTTTACTGGGCCCCATATTGTCACCCGCCAGAACAAAGCTGGTCTTGGACGAAATACTTCCCACATTCTTACCACCATGCTTTTCAATTAACTCCTTATATTCGTCACGCGAATGATGGGCGAAAACCCCACTAATCACAACAGATTTCCCTGCCAATTTGTCAGTGTGTCCCGAAGTATCCTCCTCATCGGCTTCCAATCTCACACCCGCCACACGAAGACGCTCTATAATGTCACGATTCTTCGGATTAGCAAAGTACAACAAGATACTCTGTGCTATTTTTTCTCCGATTTCATCGACATGAATCAAATCATCTAAACTCGCGTCTGCCAAAGCATCCATCGACTTAAAGGATTTCGCCACCTTCTTCGCCACAGTTTCACCCACAAAACGGATACCCAATGCAAAGAGCACCCTTTCAAACGGCACTTCTTTGGACTGCTCTATACCTTTTATTATATTCTCGGCGGATTTTTCTCCCATACGTTCCAGGTTGATGATATCCGATGTTTTTAAAGTATACAGATCGGCAACATCACGTATCAATCCTTCCTGGTAAAACTGATCTACCGTTTCCGGACCGAGTCCATCAATATCCATAGCCCTACGGCTGATAAAATGTTCTATTTTTCCCTTGATCTGTGGGGGGCAAGCGGCATCATTGGTACAATAATAAGCAGCTTCACCTTCATAGCGCACCAATTTACTGCCACACTCGGGGCAATAAGTAATAAACTTTACTTTATCACCTATCATAATACGGGCGTTCTTGTCCACACCTACAATTTTTGGAATAATCTCGCCCCCTTTTTCTACATAAACCATATCGCCGATATGCAAATCCAGCCCTTCTATGATGTCTGCATTATGGAGCGAAGCACGCTTTACCACGGTTCCGGATAGCTGTACGGGATCCAGATTGGCCACCGGAGTCACAGCACCTGTTCTTCCCACTTGATAGGTCACCTTGTTCAAACGGGTAAGTGCCTGTTCGGCCTGAAACTTGTATGCAATGGCCCATCGGGGTGATTTTGCCGTAAAACCCAAATTACGCTGCTGTCGCAAAGAATTCACTTTCAGTACTATTCCGTCCGTAGCTACAGGCAGATTCTTACGCTCCACATCCCAGTATTTGATGAAATCAAATACTTCCTGCAATGTTTTGCATTTGCGAGTAAGATCAGAAATTTTAAATCCCCATTTCTCCGCTTCTTTCAAATTTTCATAATGACCGTCGCACGGCAAATTATCTCCAAGCAAATAATAAAGGTATGCATCCAGCTTGCGGGATGCCACAATGGCAGAATTCTGCAACTTCAATGTTCCCGAAGCTGCGTTGCGGGGATTAGCGAACAACGGTTCTTCGCGGGCTTCTCGTTCTTTGTTCAATTCCTCAAACACCACCCAAGGCATCAAAATCTCCCCACGAATTTCAAATGCTTCAGGATACCCCTTTCCATGCAACACCAAAGGGATACTGCGGATGGTCTTCACATTGCCTGTCACATCATCTCCTTGCACGCCATCACCACGCGTCACAGCACGCAACAATTTCCCGTTCTCGTAAGTCAGCGAAATAGAAGTACCATCGTATTTCATTTCACAACAAATCTCAAAATCTTCGTTCAAGGACTTCTTTACCCTGTCATAAAACTCGGTTACTTCCGTTTCCGAATAGGTGTTAGTCAATGAAAGCATGGGATATTTATGTACCACCTGCATGAAGTTTTTGTTTATATCACTTCCCACACGCATACTGGGCGAGTTCTCATCTCTATGTTCCGGATGTTTTTCTTCCAGATCCTGAAGTTCACGCATCAGCTTGTCAAACTCCTGGTCTGTAATCTCAGGCGCATTCAATACATAATAATTATAGTTATGTCGATGAAGCTCCTCGCGCAATTGGTCTATTCTTTCTATTTCTGTCATATATATAAAGGTAGTTTTCCCGCAAAAATAGCTATTTTTTGAATGAAAAACACCTTCCGGCAAAGAGGAATTTGCTACTTTTGCAAAAAATAACCGAATATGAGAATAGACATCATTACCGTTTTACCCGAGATGCTGGAAAGCTTCTTCAACTGCTCTATCATGAGCCGTGCGCAGAAAAAAGGAATTGCAGAAATACATATACATAATTTACGCGATTATGCATACGACCGTTATCGCAAAGTAGATGATTATCCCTTCGGTGGATTTGCCGGTATGGTGATGAAGATTGAACCAATAGACCGATGCATCTCAGCTTTGAAAGCAGAACGCGAGTACGATGAAATTATATTTACATCTCCAGATGGAGAACAGTTTAACCAGCCGATGGCCAACTCACTTTCACTCGCAAAGAATTTAATTATTCTATGTGGTCATTTTAAGGGTATAGACTATAGAATACGTGAACATTTCATTACGAAAGAAATCAGTATCGGTGACTATGTTTTGACAGGTGGGGAGTTGGCTGCCGCCGTTATCGCCGATGCCGTAGTTCGTATTATTCCCGGGGTCATTTCTGACGAACAATCGGCATTGTCCGATTCTTTTCAAGATAATCTGTTAGCAGCTCCTGTATATACCCGTCCTGCAGAATACAAAGGATGGCAAGTTCCCGATGTGTTGTTATCCGGACACGAGGCAAAGATTAAAGAATGGGAGCTTCAGCAGTCATTAGAAAGAACACAGCGGCTAAGACCCGATTTGCTAAAATAAAAAATATATATAAAAAATAAAGAGATAAAAGCCTTATGATGAACATGGCTTTTACCTCTTTGCTTTTGTTTATATCATACCTGAAAAGATGTTCTCTCTTTAATATAACCTAAGTCCATCTTCCTTTTCCTTATATATTGATAAAGCTTTTTCAAGTGTTTTTCTACTCCATTTTTTCAAAAACAAGCCATTTCATCGAAAAAAAATAATTGAAGTTATCATTTTATACCCATGCAATAAGTTGTAACAACAACCATTTTTATACTCGTTCTATCTAGAGAAGGTTATAAAAAAGACCCTGCAAGAAATGCTTCAATTTATTCATCTACACTCTCGCAGGGCTATAATTTAAAAGATAAAATTTTCAGATTTCTAAAGCGCCTATTATATCTTTTACAGATGTATATCCATGACGTTCCAAATAGTCATTTATTCCTTCTGAAACTTTGACAGTAATAGCTGGGTCTATGAAGTTGGCAGTACCTATCTGTATTGCGGTGGCACCTGCCAACATAAACTCCACAGCATCCTTCCAGCCCATGATACCCCCTAGTCCAATGACAGGAATATTTACTGCTTTAGCGACTTGCCATACCATACGCAATGCGATTGGTTTCACAGCTGCACCACTCATGCCTCCGGTAATAGTGGAAAGTACAGGCCGACGCTTTTCAGCATCGACAGCCATCCCCAGCAGGGTATTGATCAGAGATACACTGTCCGCACCGGAAGCCTCGGCCGCACGTGCTATTTCTGTGATATCTGTCACATTGGGAGATAATTTTACGATCAGCGTCTTTTTATACACATTACGTACAGCTTTTACAACCTCGGAACACCCGCATGCGGAAACCCCGAAGGCCATACCGCCCTGCTTTACATTAGGGCATGAGATATTCAATTCTATAGCGGGAATATTATCCAGATCATTGATGATTTCGGCAGTCTTCACATAATCCTCTACAGCAGATCCGGATACATTAACGATCATATTAGTATGGATATCCCTTATCTGTGGATAGATATGTTCAACAAAATAATCCACCCCTTTATTCTGTAACCCTACCGCATTAAGCATCCCCATAGGGGTCTCTGCCATACGTGGGTAAGGATTACCCTCACGATGATGAAGGGTAGTCCCTTTTACAATGATGCCACCAATTTTTTCGAGGTCTACAAAGTCCTCAAATTCTTTTCCGTATCCAAAGGTACCCGATGCTGTCATAACCGGGTTACAAAGCTTTAAATCGCCGATATTTACACTTAAATCTGCCATAATAGTTTCTTTATATTAAATACAGGACCCTCTTTACAAACACACAAATGCCCTTCGTCCGTGTTCTCCACACAGCATAAGCATGCACCGACACCACAAGCCATCCTATTTTCCAGTGAAACCTCACATTCTATTCCATGAACTTTGGCGTATTTAGCTACCGAAATCATCATGGGTTTTGGACCACAGGTGTATATCATATCAAACCGATCTGTATGCAAGATGCTATGCTGTGTCACATAGCCTTTCTCGCCCATACTTCCATCTTCAGTTGTTGTATACACCTTACCTAATTTCTCAAAATACTCCAGCTGCAACAGATCTTTGGATGAACGTGCGCCTAGCAGGAAAGCAGGCGTACATCCCATTTTCACTAACTCAGCACCGAGCATCAACATCGGGGCGGTACCCACACCACCGCCAACCAGTAGCGGCTTTACCTTTGTCACATTCCGGGGCATTGTAAATCCATTGCCGAGAGGCATCACCACATTAACAATATCTCCTTGTTTCACAGTGGCTAGTTTGCGAGTGCCATCGCCAACTAATTGCACCAGGAACCAAACTTCATTGGTTGTTTTATCCACATAATTAATAGAAATAGGACGGCGGAGAAAAGTTGTATTGGAACCGTCAATACGTATCTCAGCAAACTGACCCGGCAGCATCTCGGGCAATGGGTTGGCATGAGTCAATTTTATCAGAACATAATTGGCATGCAATTTTATGTTCT from Phocaeicola dorei encodes the following:
- a CDS encoding patatin-like phospholipase family protein, giving the protein MKHYLYILFLLFLLLPPIHAQKVGLVLSGGGAKGLTHIGIIRALEENGIPIDYIAGTSMGAIVGSLYAMGYSPDEMEALLKSDDFKRWYSGNVEEKYIYYFKKNPPTPEFINIRISLKDSLKNVKPQFLPTSIVDPIQMNIVFLQLFGQATAASKANFDSLYIPFRCIASDVYNKRPLILKKGDLGDAVRASMSFPAMFKPIEIDSILAYDGGIYNNFPVNVMRDTFHPDIIIGSAVSANPGKPKEGDIMGQLENMIMQKTDYSLPDSLGILMTFKYDDVNLMDFQRFDELHDIGYKRAIEMMDSIKSRIHRRITPEQVKVKRLAYKSNLPDFRFKRVNITGANERQKQYIQKEFHENDLDVFTMEDIKRAYFRLLSDNIISEIIPHAVYNEKDQTYDLNLQVKMEANLSVRVGGNVSSSGSNQVYFGASYQNLNYYSKEFNFDGQLGRVYNNVQLAARIDFPTKLPTSYKFIASISTFDYFKEAKFFSNKDNPAFNKKREEFVKLKVSLPFLSRKKAEFGVGIARMEDRYFQTNIIDFSETKHDKSTYSIFGGSIVLEGSTLNARQFATQGSREKMAAQIFTGTEHFRSGASKVTKDTPEPYKKVQSWLQVSYQNETYHKVSPKFTLGAYLEAYYSSRNFSNNYTATLMQAGEFTPTAHSKVTYNEAFRANQYAGVGAMPIYQLSESFQLRGEFYGFVPIFPIKKDEYGQAYYGKAFTKFEYLGEISLVFQLSFGSISAYVNHYSSPSNDWNVGLTLGWQLFNSRFIE
- the dapA gene encoding 4-hydroxy-tetrahydrodipicolinate synthase, coding for MIQTRLKGMGVALITPFKEDDSVDYDALLRLVDYQLQNGTDFLCVLGTTAETPTLTKEEKDKIKRLIIERVNGRIPILLGVSSNCTRAVVETLKNDDMTGVDAVLVAVPYYNKPSQEGIYQHYKAIAEATDLPVVLYNVPGRTGVNMTAETTLRLARDFKNIIAIKEASGNITQMDDIIKNKPANFDVISGDDGITFPLITLGAVGVISVIGNAFPREFSRMTRLALQGDFANALTIHHRFTELFSLLFVDGNPAGVKAMLNVMGLIENKLRLPLVPTRITTFEKMRAILDELKIKC
- the ligA gene encoding NAD-dependent DNA ligase LigA — encoded protein: MTEIERIDQLREELHRHNYNYYVLNAPEITDQEFDKLMRELQDLEEKHPEHRDENSPSMRVGSDINKNFMQVVHKYPMLSLTNTYSETEVTEFYDRVKKSLNEDFEICCEMKYDGTSISLTYENGKLLRAVTRGDGVQGDDVTGNVKTIRSIPLVLHGKGYPEAFEIRGEILMPWVVFEELNKEREAREEPLFANPRNAASGTLKLQNSAIVASRKLDAYLYYLLGDNLPCDGHYENLKEAEKWGFKISDLTRKCKTLQEVFDFIKYWDVERKNLPVATDGIVLKVNSLRQQRNLGFTAKSPRWAIAYKFQAEQALTRLNKVTYQVGRTGAVTPVANLDPVQLSGTVVKRASLHNADIIEGLDLHIGDMVYVEKGGEIIPKIVGVDKNARIMIGDKVKFITYCPECGSKLVRYEGEAAYYCTNDAACPPQIKGKIEHFISRRAMDIDGLGPETVDQFYQEGLIRDVADLYTLKTSDIINLERMGEKSAENIIKGIEQSKEVPFERVLFALGIRFVGETVAKKVAKSFKSMDALADASLDDLIHVDEIGEKIAQSILLYFANPKNRDIIERLRVAGVRLEADEEDTSGHTDKLAGKSVVISGVFAHHSRDEYKELIEKHGGKNVGSISSKTSFVLAGDNMGPSKLEKAQKLGVTIVSEEEFLQMIE
- the trmD gene encoding tRNA (guanosine(37)-N1)-methyltransferase TrmD: MRIDIITVLPEMLESFFNCSIMSRAQKKGIAEIHIHNLRDYAYDRYRKVDDYPFGGFAGMVMKIEPIDRCISALKAEREYDEIIFTSPDGEQFNQPMANSLSLAKNLIILCGHFKGIDYRIREHFITKEISIGDYVLTGGELAAAVIADAVVRIIPGVISDEQSALSDSFQDNLLAAPVYTRPAEYKGWQVPDVLLSGHEAKIKEWELQQSLERTQRLRPDLLK
- a CDS encoding dihydroorotate dehydrogenase is translated as MADLSVNIGDLKLCNPVMTASGTFGYGKEFEDFVDLEKIGGIIVKGTTLHHREGNPYPRMAETPMGMLNAVGLQNKGVDYFVEHIYPQIRDIHTNMIVNVSGSAVEDYVKTAEIINDLDNIPAIELNISCPNVKQGGMAFGVSACGCSEVVKAVRNVYKKTLIVKLSPNVTDITEIARAAEASGADSVSLINTLLGMAVDAEKRRPVLSTITGGMSGAAVKPIALRMVWQVAKAVNIPVIGLGGIMGWKDAVEFMLAGATAIQIGTANFIDPAITVKVSEGINDYLERHGYTSVKDIIGALEI
- a CDS encoding dihydroorotate dehydrogenase electron transfer subunit, with the protein product MKKYILDLVVTQNIKLHANYVLIKLTHANPLPEMLPGQFAEIRIDGSNTTFLRRPISINYVDKTTNEVWFLVQLVGDGTRKLATVKQGDIVNVVMPLGNGFTMPRNVTKVKPLLVGGGVGTAPMLMLGAELVKMGCTPAFLLGARSSKDLLQLEYFEKLGKVYTTTEDGSMGEKGYVTQHSILHTDRFDMIYTCGPKPMMISVAKYAKVHGIECEVSLENRMACGVGACLCCVENTDEGHLCVCKEGPVFNIKKLLWQI